The Tubulanus polymorphus chromosome 3, tnTubPoly1.2, whole genome shotgun sequence nucleotide sequence ACTTTCAAGTTCAACAGCCTGTTCTTCATCAAACACACTAGCATTGATTCGAAATTGACGCTTAGTTCTTTTGGAAACTAATTCACAATTACTTGATTGAGATAAACTCATCGCACCGCTACTGTCTGAATGCGGCTGTGATCGTATAATTGAGTTTAGTATCAAGGAGTCATTCGACTGACTTAATTCGGTGTGACCATTTTCCTCAACTGCCTTACTCTCAGTTGAAGGTTCTGTTGCGGGTAGAAGGATCTCGTTGTTGGCTAATTCAGAAAGTGGGTCTGGTTTTCTTTTCTTGCAATGGTGGCTTTCATGTTGAGATTCTTTATTTCTTTCCTTCCTTTCATTCACCGTAGTTCTGTACCTACAGGTTAACGTTTTTGAATTCTGAATACCGCCTGGACTCTCTGAAAGTAGGCCAAAAATCTGATAGACTAAGAAATATTTGAACCGAGAAAATTAACGAATTACTTACTATGATACTTACTTTGGCAGTGCTGAATCACTCTTCCCCATAATGCGTTAGTCTTCAAGTTTTTCATATTGCCAATAATCAGCAGATGGTGCTTAGCACGCGTCAGCGCAACATTTGTTCGTCTATACAGAAGAAAAGTTTAAGAATCTGCTTATGTTCGTTTACCAACCCTAGTATTAACCTTGGACCTCATATATGGTCTAAATGTATAGCTTACTTGTCTGAGTCAATAAATCCTACTGCATGAGATCGAACACAGGATAAGATTATTATATCTCTCTCACCACCTTGGAATGCATCAACAGTAGATACTTGAATCGACCGCAAATCACCACTGAAATACAGAGAAATCACCATTTGAGTGGGGGGATAGAAAAACCCAAAAGAGGGCAGTTCTATtggatataacaataatatacGCAACAAGGGCACGTTTCCATCCCCTGCTCCCGCAATGTAGGGTCCTGGGCTTGTAACATTTTCAGAATGCTCAATTCCTTGAACTGACCTATCTGATAGTAGTTGCTGTTGTATTTTGAACATCTGAGCTTTGTACAACGTAATTACTCCGATTCTGTTCGGTTCAATTCCATTCATTGATAGATACTGTATGAAAAATACGACGAAATCAATCTCCGCGTCGTTGTAAAAACTGCCGTCTCTGTCGCACATCTCGTGTCCATCATGCACGTTATAGAAACACAATACAGGCAGATCAACCTTGAAAAGATGAAGAGAGGAGTTTTAAAAGTTTCGTCTGTAACAGTTACATAAGAAAATTAGGCTAGATAAACTGATACCTTTTCttatttctgctgagcttaagaGTAGACctggccggccgcctatctaccctgtatgttagttacttttttaaaaatcatgatcaagctaaccattAACTGATTGCATTAtcgcagtttacaaaatgacccggccaattaggagaaacaaggcatcATTCTATTTTAGCCTTACTCTATTTCTCATTACTAGAGAATTGACTCACCAATAATGGAAGACGATCTGATGTCTGGATGCCATCCTTGAGCTGATGTTGATAGAATAAATCATTGGCGACAGCGCTGATAATAGGATGACATCTGTACTGAGTCCTCAACAATACTGAATTATACCCCTGAAAAAGAGAGCGAAAAGATAGTACAAGTTTCTAAATCAATCCAGAGGAAAAAATCGTAATAGCCAATGTTTTACCGCACCATTTTTAAAGTTCGATCAAAAAGTGTCTGCTCGAGGCCCTCTTCATGCGCCGCCTCTGACCCTTGTAAGGTTGGACCTAATTgctgaaaattataaaaccaATGGATGCATGAAGAAGTAGGAGAATCAAAACTTCTGGAAAAGATACCCTCCCCAAAAGATATTTGCCAGGAAACAAACCTTTGGATCTCCAACTAGAACGATTTTGTGACATGAAAATCTGGCGATTGGTAGAAGGGAAGCAGGTTCAGTAATTTGACTGCATTCATCAAGTAATACGACCTTTAAATAATGGACAACAGTTTGAATCAATTGGTAGCAAAtatagatagaattaaataaatttttGTATATTGTACTCACAGGAAATTCCATATTGTTAAGACAAGAAAATGGACACGCAGCACAAGTGGCTCCAACGACACGCACACTGTGAAGcaactgaaataaaacattaaaatgTACTGGGAATCTGAGGGACTAACAACTTCCCCCTGGAGATATATGAATCCTGAAAATTGCTTTATCTAGTGAAGTAATTGCTGATAACACAAATATCTAACCTTTTTGTTTTCACCTCGCTTGTGTCTTTCAATAGATTTCCTCACAGACCTATGGTGCACAATAATTCCAAAGATGTCTGAATATACATACATTAAATAGCAAATTATTTGCAATTTGTGGAGAAACTTACACTCTGTCACTGGGTGTCAGTGAACCTTTCAACATTTCCtgtaaatctttcaattcttGATTGTCAGTTCCAGTAGCGTGCACACTGTCAAGAAACATAGGCACATACAATACAAACAGATTTCAAAAAACAGTTTTGCAATGTATCATTCTTTAGCGTTTGAActgttttattcgttttgCTGAGTACCACTGTGACAAGTCACAACAGTTTCTCTTTTTGTCTCACCTGTATGGTAGAATCGACTTAGCAATTTTTCGGACACTTCCCACTCTGACAAAGGCTTCAAAATCCAAAGCAAGCAGACTGCAAGGGAATTATGGTATTCAGTTTAAGTGTGGAGTAGGCTACAGCATTCATTATAAGCTCCAAGGATTATAGAAATTTACCCTGTTAGAATTCGATCAACTGCAACATTAGTGGTTGATGAGACAAGCACTTTCCATTTGAAGGGAACTCCAGGAGTGTGAACATCACTGAGTTCAAATATACGAACCATGTAGACAATCATCACAGCTAATAGATAACTCTTGCCAGCACCAAATACTCctgaatcaaatattcaaatacaattcaggtattttctaaatgtttgcAGGCAActttgaatctgttattttctCAAACTTACCATGAATATGTAGGATAGAATCGCATTTGTCCTGTTGGGTATTGAATAAATTTCCTGAGCGTCTCAATGCCTCAGCCTGATCTTCATTCAAATGATATCTACTTATGAATAACTCTGTCTCTTCCTCCTAAAAAATGGCAAGATATCACATTCGAATTCAAGAAAATCTAATTTAAATGGGGGAAAATACATGCTTGAGATCGTTGAATAGATGCTGACAGACGTACCAAAAGATGGGGCGGAATATAGACCTTCTGTTGCTGAATCGCATCTTCAATCGAAGGTGCTTTGAAAAGTGAATGTGTTGATGTTAATTCCACACtttcatttctgaaatatgAAGAATACATATGTACGATTGTACATACGGTACGATCTTTTCTTATAAAGAATTTGTATTACAAGCATAACTGCTACCATACTGTTTAACTTCACCTGTTGATCAAGTGACGAATGATTGgtggtttgtttgtttggaCATGATCTTCGATATTGGCAATGCACGTAAGCTCGGAAGTAGCATTGCGGGCTAAAATCGCGTGACAATCGGCTACAAgcacaatttcattaaattcaaaatcaaacctctCCAGAATACACATTTGTATGGAATATTTCACTTCAGCAGGAATCCTACACAAGCTCTGAAGCCATTTACAGATCCAATTTTTGATTGTAGCTCTCATTTGACAATAGCGTTATCTATGAAAACCCTCTTCTCAGAGTAACTAGGGATCCAGGGACACcctgcccacttgggaagtggtttcaaatgctcaacaatctaacaatttcaatattcaacgccctctggtgaccatatacaaaaaccaatgaccttgaaactcaatacaatcataaaacatgtcagcagctacgattttttaattgattgtgataacaaaaaatgcctcgttactaatttaatatggaaatactaagttaatctactattcaacgccccctggtgaccatattcaaaacccaataaccttgtaactcacca carries:
- the LOC141902330 gene encoding 5'-3' DNA helicase ZGRF1-like — translated: MSYLNESKRNSCNDLVFPSRTEVEAQIEPLIRRISIPVTYTSVAAYKQVFIAALKEHLNIVLFDLAKSYHSALMKVDVTKYIGCSSTIRPGQRSDESSNPLCDHKLPSKLVQVKKDGSNKGRFFYACSGQRNDQCKFFKWTDQVSIKSSSSTSGKNQSRLEITDGNSLTTYLRGHGIVFYPECRFLKKAANFFKQKNCPPWAKKSQNMEQMSGKNRLYIKLSRKDSSKCYSKDDLWIVAQNLNFEMGLTFLAKSVFYGPSNSNEVEIEPISGFSPSNWPGESDCHAILARNATSELTCIANIEDHVQTNKPPIIRHLINRNESVELTSTHSLFKAPSIEDAIQQQKVYIPPHLLEEETELFISRYHLNEDQAEALRRSGNLFNTQQDKCDSILHIHGVFGAGKSYLLAVMIVYMVRIFELSDVHTPGVPFKWKVLVSSTTNVAVDRILTGLLALDFEAFVRVGSVRKIAKSILPYSVHATGTDNQELKDLQEMLKGSLTPSDRVSVRKSIERHKRGENKKLLHSVRVVGATCAACPFSCLNNMEFPVVLLDECSQITEPASLLPIARFSCHKIVLVGDPKQLGPTLQGSEAAHEEGLEQTLFDRTLKMGYNSVLLRTQYRCHPIISAVANDLFYQHQLKDGIQTSDRLPLLVDLPVLCFYNVHDGHEMCDRDGSFYNDAEIDFVVFFIQYLSMNGIEPNRIGVITLYKAQMFKIQQQLLSDSGDLRSIQVSTVDAFQGGERDIIILSCVRSHAVGFIDSDKRTNVALTRAKHHLLIIGNMKNLKTNALWGRVIQHCQKSPGGIQNSKTLTCRYRTTVNERKERNKESQHESHHCKKRKPDPLSELANNEILLPATEPSTESKAVEENGHTELSQSNDSLILNSIIRSQPHSDSSGAMSLSQSSNCELVSKRTKRQFRINASVFDEEQAVELESEDDNDLTEFKL